From Deinococcus aquiradiocola, a single genomic window includes:
- the tsf gene encoding translation elongation factor Ts, translating to MMESIKKLREMTGAGMMDVKKALADAEGNEEKAVALLRERGIVKAAKKTDREAREGLVRFVVNGDKAAIVEVNSETDFVARNSDFQALVQQLAEAALKAQTNDAEEFKNFKLDSGDTVGNELAAAAGRIGENLVLNRVAYIEGQNLAGYVHSNGKIGVLVDLAGGTETQAKDVALHVAAERPQYLTRDEVNAEDIEKEREVLTNKAINEGKNPELAAKIVGGQIGKFYEERVLGEQKFVKDSSMTVSKYLGDTGIRRFVRFEIGG from the coding sequence ATGATGGAATCGATCAAGAAGCTGCGCGAAATGACCGGCGCCGGCATGATGGACGTCAAGAAGGCCCTGGCCGACGCCGAGGGCAACGAGGAAAAGGCTGTGGCCCTGCTGCGCGAGCGCGGCATCGTCAAGGCCGCCAAGAAGACCGACCGTGAAGCCCGTGAGGGCCTCGTGCGCTTCGTGGTGAACGGCGACAAGGCCGCCATCGTCGAAGTGAACAGCGAGACGGACTTCGTGGCCCGCAACAGCGACTTCCAGGCGCTCGTGCAGCAGCTCGCCGAGGCGGCCCTCAAGGCGCAGACGAACGACGCCGAGGAGTTCAAGAACTTCAAGCTCGACAGTGGCGACACGGTCGGCAACGAACTCGCGGCCGCCGCGGGCCGCATCGGTGAGAACCTGGTGCTCAACCGCGTCGCGTACATCGAGGGTCAGAACCTCGCCGGGTACGTGCACAGCAACGGCAAGATCGGCGTGCTCGTCGACCTGGCGGGCGGCACCGAGACGCAGGCGAAGGACGTGGCCCTGCACGTCGCCGCCGAGCGCCCCCAGTACCTGACGCGCGACGAGGTGAACGCCGAGGACATCGAGAAGGAGCGCGAGGTGCTCACCAACAAGGCTATCAACGAGGGCAAGAACCCCGAGCTCGCCGCGAAGATCGTGGGCGGCCAGATCGGCAAGTTCTACGAGGAGCGCGTGCTGGGCGAGCAGAAGTTCGTCAAGGACAGCAGCATGACCGTGTCCAAGTACCTGGGCGACACCGGCATCCGCCGCTTCGTCCGCTTCGAGATCGGCGGCTGA
- the rpsB gene encoding 30S ribosomal protein S2 encodes MSYIGMKQLLEAGVHFGHETKRWNPKFKRFIFAERNGIFIIDLQKTLKQIDRSFDYIKDLSERGGTILFVGTKKQAQEIVELEARRTGMPFVTSRWLGGMLTNFRTMRTRVTRLDELDELFESGRINDRPKAERIQLGSERDRLLRYVGGIRKMTRLPDALFIVDPTKEIIAVQEANKLGIPVIALADTDSDPDVLDYIVPGNDDAIRSIQLIAHRVGDLIVEARGGGEEVAEAAAEGSEDSEQDAVQA; translated from the coding sequence ATGTCCTACATCGGAATGAAGCAGTTGCTGGAAGCCGGCGTGCACTTCGGCCACGAGACGAAGCGCTGGAACCCCAAGTTCAAGCGGTTCATCTTCGCCGAGCGCAACGGCATCTTCATCATCGACCTGCAGAAGACCCTGAAGCAGATCGACCGCAGCTTCGACTACATCAAGGACCTCTCGGAGCGCGGCGGCACCATCCTGTTCGTCGGCACCAAGAAGCAGGCCCAGGAGATCGTGGAGCTCGAAGCGCGCCGCACCGGCATGCCCTTCGTCACGAGCCGCTGGCTCGGCGGCATGCTCACCAACTTCCGCACCATGCGCACCCGCGTGACGCGCCTCGACGAGCTCGACGAGCTGTTCGAGTCGGGCCGCATCAACGACCGCCCCAAGGCGGAGCGCATCCAGCTCGGCAGCGAGCGCGACCGTCTCCTGCGTTACGTGGGCGGCATCCGCAAGATGACCCGCCTCCCCGACGCGCTCTTCATCGTGGACCCCACGAAGGAGATCATCGCGGTGCAGGAAGCGAACAAGCTCGGGATTCCCGTCATCGCGCTGGCCGACACCGACAGCGACCCGGACGTGCTCGACTACATCGTGCCCGGCAACGACGACGCCATCCGCAGCATCCAGCTCATCGCGCACCGCGTCGGTGACCTGATCGTGGAAGCGCGCGGTGGCGGCGAGGAAGTCGCCGAGGCCGCCGCCGAAGGCAGCGAGGACAGCGAGCAGGACGCCGTCCAGGCCTGA
- a CDS encoding tetratricopeptide repeat protein, with product MKQRTLGLLLTAALLTPAAAQGTAPGQAPATAPASTPAPKTAPKLIPAANYVALGVFYYDQGNYDSAYVAFRAASERDPRNPEALLGLGRTQAKLRLFTASIDTLKKLTALDPRNVSGFIALAQAYQSQYTGTSDRSTLGGNLDEALKVLTDAEATARTAGGTGMNVDLSKIFNERGYVYRLKGDAASAIVAFRQANTLNPDNGVILYNLGDMYYASGDLTAAIDSLQQAVVVDPRDAFSRAYYAKLLALSGNTAAAKPEAAQAARLAPNNAYAVGQYGVVSYLAKDSVTATAQLQAAIRLEPLRYPEFYYYMGRLELDQGLLQAARGDLTKAAALASTNWEYLYYLGFSYERGQGTTAPDRAKALDNYQKALALNPGYRLAQDGIARVK from the coding sequence GTGAAGCAACGTACCCTCGGCCTGCTGCTGACAGCGGCCCTCTTGACCCCGGCAGCGGCTCAGGGCACGGCGCCCGGCCAGGCGCCCGCCACCGCTCCGGCCTCCACGCCCGCTCCCAAGACCGCCCCGAAACTCATTCCGGCGGCGAACTACGTGGCGCTCGGGGTGTTCTACTACGACCAGGGCAACTACGACAGCGCGTACGTGGCGTTCCGCGCGGCGTCCGAACGCGACCCGCGCAACCCCGAGGCGCTGCTGGGACTGGGCCGCACGCAGGCGAAGCTGCGGCTGTTCACGGCGTCCATCGACACCCTGAAGAAACTGACGGCGCTCGACCCGCGCAACGTGAGCGGGTTCATCGCGCTGGCGCAGGCGTACCAGTCGCAGTACACCGGCACCAGCGACCGCAGCACCCTGGGCGGCAACCTCGACGAGGCGCTCAAGGTCCTGACGGACGCCGAGGCCACGGCGCGCACGGCGGGCGGCACCGGCATGAACGTCGACCTGTCCAAGATCTTCAACGAGCGCGGCTACGTGTACCGCCTGAAGGGCGACGCGGCGAGCGCCATCGTGGCGTTCCGGCAGGCGAACACCCTGAATCCCGACAACGGCGTGATCCTGTACAACCTGGGCGACATGTACTACGCCAGCGGCGACCTGACGGCCGCCATCGACAGCCTGCAGCAGGCGGTCGTGGTGGACCCGCGCGACGCGTTCAGCCGCGCGTACTACGCCAAGCTGCTCGCACTGAGCGGCAACACGGCCGCCGCGAAGCCCGAGGCGGCGCAGGCGGCGCGCCTCGCCCCGAACAACGCGTACGCCGTCGGGCAGTACGGCGTGGTGAGTTACCTCGCCAAGGACAGCGTGACGGCGACGGCGCAGCTGCAGGCGGCCATCCGGCTCGAACCGCTGCGCTACCCGGAGTTCTACTACTACATGGGGCGGCTGGAACTCGACCAGGGGCTGCTGCAGGCGGCGCGCGGCGACCTGACGAAGGCGGCCGCGCTCGCCAGCACCAACTGGGAGTACCTGTACTACCTGGGCTTCTCGTACGAGCGTGGGCAGGGCACCACCGCGCCGGACCGCGCGAAGGCGCTCGACAACTACCAGAAGGCGCTGGCGCTGAACCCCGGGTACCGGCTCGCGCAGGACGGCATCGCCCGCGTCAAGTGA
- the coaE gene encoding dephospho-CoA kinase (Dephospho-CoA kinase (CoaE) performs the final step in coenzyme A biosynthesis.) — protein sequence MTRPDPAERPAPTPRRLGLTGSIGAGKSTASRHLRDLGFTVLDADAVARELGHDPDVLRAVTEQLGPQYVTHDGPRPALDRPALAALVFSDPERRSVLNGILHPRVRAELARQEALAARRGETWVVQDVPLLFEGGAWRDMDAVLLVDAPLDTRVRRVMARDGLTRDAVLARDAAQMPVPQKLDLMRGRSGVLLDNGHDEAALVTQLRTALRTLGVLPD from the coding sequence ATGACCCGCCCCGACCCGGCCGAACGGCCCGCCCCCACCCCCCGGCGGCTCGGTCTGACCGGCTCCATCGGCGCCGGCAAGAGCACCGCCTCACGTCATCTGCGCGACCTGGGCTTCACGGTCCTCGACGCGGACGCCGTCGCCCGCGAACTCGGTCACGACCCGGACGTGCTGCGGGCCGTCACCGAGCAGCTCGGTCCGCAGTACGTGACGCACGACGGCCCGCGCCCCGCCCTCGACCGGCCCGCGCTGGCCGCCCTGGTCTTCTCCGACCCGGAACGCCGGAGCGTCCTGAACGGCATCCTGCACCCGCGCGTGCGCGCCGAACTGGCCCGGCAGGAGGCGCTCGCAGCCCGGCGCGGCGAGACGTGGGTCGTGCAGGACGTCCCGCTGCTGTTCGAGGGCGGCGCGTGGCGCGACATGGACGCCGTGCTGCTGGTGGACGCCCCCCTCGACACGCGCGTGCGGCGCGTCATGGCCCGCGACGGCCTGACCCGCGACGCCGTCCTCGCCCGCGACGCCGCACAGATGCCCGTCCCGCAGAAGCTCGACCTGATGCGCGGCCGGTCCGGCGTGCTCCTCGACAACGGCCACGACGAGGCGGCCCTCGTCACGCAGCTCCGTACGGCGCTCCGCACGCTCGGCGTCCTGCCCGACTGA
- a CDS encoding DUF503 domain-containing protein codes for MDTGYVGVLTLRLEMPWVSNLKEKRALVRPVVERLKVRYPVTVARLDGLDAHDWELIGVTTISNDHEWIEQTLRMASDYVAAGGEYRVADEEVVICAISDLLGDAGDDPDDDA; via the coding sequence ATGGACACCGGTTACGTCGGGGTGCTGACCCTGCGGCTCGAGATGCCCTGGGTCTCCAACCTCAAGGAGAAACGCGCTCTGGTCCGCCCGGTCGTGGAGCGCCTCAAGGTCCGCTACCCGGTCACGGTCGCGCGGCTGGACGGGCTGGACGCGCACGACTGGGAACTGATCGGCGTGACCACCATCTCCAACGACCACGAGTGGATCGAGCAGACGCTGCGCATGGCGTCCGACTACGTCGCGGCGGGCGGCGAGTACCGCGTGGCGGACGAGGAGGTCGTCATCTGCGCGATCTCGGACCTGCTCGGGGACGCGGGCGACGACCCGGACGACGACGCGTAG
- the lepB gene encoding signal peptidase I, which yields MSQPEPTPPARPAETGKSRPSFLTRLWKELLEPIVFAVVITQFVGTVVGVDGVSMMPNLRHHERVFVPKYEAWLHKVGVGSFKRGDILIFKPPAAAESRNFYGLWNYRPFLIKRLIGLPGDKIRIAQGVTYVNGKALDAAFTTDFWKTQGCWDTQSDRANQATTAGGNQIVQNAAEITVPAGQYFLQGDNRTYSGSEDSRFFGPIPLRDIAGRAAAVIWPIMRQENVKYDCNWASSNPADATTFTGKSVLNWRVLTRPSAFNTLTP from the coding sequence ATGTCTCAACCTGAACCAACGCCGCCCGCCCGTCCCGCCGAGACCGGCAAGTCCCGCCCCAGCTTCCTGACGCGCCTGTGGAAGGAGCTGCTGGAGCCGATCGTGTTTGCGGTCGTCATCACGCAGTTCGTGGGCACGGTGGTCGGCGTGGACGGCGTCAGCATGATGCCGAACCTGCGTCACCACGAGCGCGTCTTCGTGCCGAAGTACGAGGCGTGGCTGCACAAGGTCGGCGTGGGCAGCTTCAAGCGCGGCGACATCCTGATCTTCAAGCCGCCCGCCGCCGCCGAGAGCCGCAACTTCTACGGCCTGTGGAACTACCGGCCGTTCCTGATCAAGCGCCTGATCGGCCTGCCGGGCGACAAGATCCGCATCGCGCAGGGCGTGACGTATGTGAACGGCAAGGCGCTCGACGCGGCCTTCACCACCGACTTCTGGAAGACGCAGGGCTGCTGGGACACGCAGAGCGACCGTGCCAACCAGGCGACCACGGCAGGCGGCAACCAGATCGTGCAGAACGCCGCCGAGATCACCGTGCCCGCCGGGCAGTACTTCCTGCAGGGCGACAACCGCACGTATTCCGGCAGCGAGGACTCCCGCTTCTTCGGGCCGATCCCGCTGCGCGACATCGCGGGCCGCGCCGCCGCCGTCATCTGGCCGATCATGCGGCAGGAGAACGTGAAGTACGACTGCAACTGGGCGAGCTCCAACCCCGCGGACGCCACGACCTTCACCGGCAAGAGCGTCCTGAACTGGCGCGTCCTGACCCGCCCCTCGGCCTTCAACACCCTCACCCCCTGA
- a CDS encoding serine/threonine-protein kinase, protein MPLAGTLVDGQYHLVRPLGRGASSVVYFAVGRDGLAYAVKLFPPELRSHAEREYRNGAGLQHPRLARVLKATVVQNHPSLVLDFARGQVMFSRYVHRPSLRLHPELGHRGFESVQAANERRAYLLTLAHLLDALAHLHGVGIVHRDVKPENVIVDGNGSARLVDFDLSGPVGERFESPVRIGTAAFMSPEALRGEPLGPESDLYGVGLLLHWGLYGDLPADDLPHGRLSDDPLDRLRIALLNHDRDARPANAQQVRQALLQLAALPLA, encoded by the coding sequence ATGCCGCTTGCCGGGACACTCGTGGACGGGCAGTACCATCTGGTGCGCCCGCTCGGTCGTGGAGCCAGCAGCGTGGTGTACTTCGCTGTGGGCCGCGACGGCCTCGCGTACGCCGTCAAGCTCTTCCCGCCGGAACTGCGCAGCCACGCCGAGCGCGAGTACCGCAACGGGGCGGGCCTGCAGCACCCCAGGCTCGCGCGGGTCCTGAAGGCGACCGTCGTGCAGAACCACCCGAGTCTGGTGCTGGACTTCGCGCGCGGGCAGGTCATGTTCAGCCGGTACGTGCACCGGCCCTCGCTGCGCCTGCACCCGGAACTGGGACACCGGGGCTTCGAGTCCGTGCAGGCCGCGAACGAGCGGCGCGCGTACCTGCTGACGCTCGCGCACCTGCTGGACGCGCTGGCGCACCTGCACGGCGTCGGCATCGTGCACCGCGACGTGAAACCCGAGAACGTCATCGTGGACGGCAACGGCAGCGCGCGCCTCGTGGATTTCGACCTGTCCGGCCCGGTCGGGGAGCGTTTCGAGAGCCCCGTGCGGATCGGGACGGCGGCCTTCATGTCGCCGGAAGCGCTGCGCGGCGAGCCGCTCGGCCCGGAAAGCGACCTGTACGGGGTGGGCCTGCTGCTGCACTGGGGCCTGTACGGCGACCTGCCCGCCGACGACCTGCCGCACGGCAGGCTCAGCGACGACCCCCTGGACCGCCTGAGGATCGCGCTGCTCAACCACGACCGGGACGCGCGGCCCGCGAACGCGCAGCAGGTCCGGCAGGCCCTCCTTCAGCTCGCCGCGCTGCCACTCGCATGA
- a CDS encoding 2'-5' RNA ligase family protein, with protein sequence MTRPASPDAAPDPSARMAFVGLRPPPDLAAQVTAWQARMGHVITEPHVTLKAPGPYTPAQLGALRAACAAHPPFDVTLGGVRMFGQRVVYLRVDGDGPHRLHAALVGALDLPPGEFELQHYSPHLSVALGWRPVRPDLNGDWNAVQDDARQEFAALETAPVTFRVTGAVLYRKPVPGAPYRPGAEWPLAQT encoded by the coding sequence ATGACGCGGCCCGCCTCCCCGGATGCCGCGCCGGACCCGTCCGCCCGCATGGCCTTCGTCGGCCTGCGGCCCCCCCCGGACCTGGCGGCGCAGGTCACGGCATGGCAGGCGCGGATGGGGCACGTCATCACCGAACCGCACGTGACGCTCAAGGCGCCCGGCCCGTACACGCCCGCCCAGCTGGGCGCCCTGCGCGCCGCGTGCGCGGCCCACCCGCCCTTCGACGTGACGCTCGGCGGGGTGAGGATGTTCGGGCAGCGCGTCGTGTACCTGCGCGTGGACGGGGACGGACCGCACCGCCTGCACGCGGCGCTCGTGGGGGCGCTGGACCTCCCGCCCGGCGAGTTCGAACTGCAGCACTACTCGCCGCACCTGAGCGTCGCGCTCGGCTGGCGGCCCGTGCGGCCCGACCTGAACGGCGACTGGAACGCGGTGCAGGACGACGCCCGGCAAGAGTTCGCGGCGCTGGAGACCGCGCCCGTCACGTTCCGCGTCACGGGCGCGGTGCTGTACCGCAAGCCCGTGCCGGGCGCTCCGTACCGCCCAGGCGCGGAATGGCCGCTCGCGCAGACCTGA
- a CDS encoding GNAT family N-acetyltransferase, giving the protein MQLRRVTDPHDPAIEAFGHLQDRVYFEPDMLIPARYIAMMLAQTGGDRENVLLVAEQGDRLVGGTVFHFLPEAGSGFSSFLGIDPAARGQGLARQLHAARWQALQDVSGGTCAALFIDVVHPARESEEQRDAERRAGSDAVGRRARFHALGFRTVNVAYRQPVGGPDGGPVTDMDLLAFVPGDPPTLPAALVADTMRAYWTPWLGRERAEREAARLLGAGGEVDLRPAWAEPDPQP; this is encoded by the coding sequence ATGCAGCTCAGGCGCGTCACCGACCCCCACGACCCGGCCATCGAGGCGTTCGGGCACCTTCAGGACCGCGTGTACTTCGAGCCGGACATGCTGATCCCCGCCCGGTACATCGCCATGATGCTCGCCCAGACGGGCGGGGACCGCGAGAACGTGCTGCTCGTCGCCGAGCAGGGCGACCGGCTGGTGGGCGGCACGGTCTTTCACTTCCTGCCGGAGGCGGGCAGCGGCTTCAGCAGCTTTCTGGGCATCGACCCGGCCGCGCGTGGCCAGGGACTGGCGCGGCAGCTGCACGCTGCGCGCTGGCAGGCGCTGCAGGACGTGTCGGGCGGGACGTGCGCCGCGCTGTTCATCGACGTGGTGCACCCGGCCCGCGAGAGCGAGGAGCAGCGGGACGCGGAACGGCGGGCCGGGTCGGACGCCGTGGGCCGCCGCGCCCGCTTTCACGCGCTCGGGTTCCGCACCGTGAACGTCGCGTACCGGCAGCCGGTGGGCGGCCCGGACGGTGGGCCGGTCACGGACATGGACCTGCTGGCCTTCGTACCGGGCGACCCGCCGACCCTGCCTGCGGCGCTGGTGGCGGACACCATGCGCGCGTACTGGACGCCGTGGCTGGGCCGGGAGCGTGCGGAGCGCGAGGCGGCCCGCCTGCTGGGGGCGGGCGGCGAGGTGGACCTGCGGCCCGCGTGGGCCGAGCCCGACCCGCAGCCCTGA
- a CDS encoding type IV pilus twitching motility protein PilT yields MSVLHGLLAAVVRDGASDVHLRAGSAPMGRVNGLLRRYGDTPLTPQHLQDFTREMMKRPGQWEEFVTHRDGDFAYGVPGVARFRVNAYWQRGTIGLIMRVIEDKPIPSFQQLGLPQRTFEDLVSQERGLILVTGPTGSGKTTTLASMIDFINANQPVNIVTLEDPIEILHRDKMASISQRELGSDTLSFGAGLRASMRQDPDVILIGEMRDKETVEAALSAAQTGHLVFSTLHTMDAMRTVTRIIDFFAPHERAQIRQGLSESLVGVVSQRLLPRLGGGRVLGMEILIGTPTVRDCIKDETKTEEIKQALEEGSLRGMHTFDQHLVQLVREGHMSEEEAMQSATSAHEVKIKLMSARFA; encoded by the coding sequence ATGAGTGTCCTTCATGGTCTTCTGGCAGCAGTGGTGCGCGACGGCGCGAGTGACGTTCACCTCCGGGCGGGCAGCGCCCCGATGGGCCGCGTGAACGGCCTGCTGCGCCGCTACGGCGACACGCCCCTCACCCCGCAGCACCTGCAGGACTTCACCCGCGAGATGATGAAACGCCCCGGGCAGTGGGAGGAGTTCGTCACGCACCGCGACGGCGACTTCGCGTACGGCGTGCCGGGCGTCGCCCGCTTCCGCGTGAACGCGTACTGGCAGCGCGGCACCATCGGCCTGATCATGCGCGTCATCGAGGACAAACCCATCCCCAGCTTCCAGCAGCTCGGCCTGCCGCAGCGCACCTTCGAGGACCTCGTGTCGCAGGAGCGCGGCCTGATCCTCGTGACCGGCCCCACCGGCAGCGGCAAGACCACCACGCTCGCCTCCATGATCGACTTCATCAACGCCAACCAGCCGGTGAACATCGTGACGCTGGAGGACCCCATCGAGATCCTGCACCGCGACAAGATGGCGTCCATCTCGCAGCGGGAACTCGGCAGCGACACCCTGTCGTTCGGGGCGGGCCTGCGCGCGTCCATGCGTCAGGACCCGGACGTGATCCTGATCGGCGAGATGCGCGACAAGGAGACCGTCGAGGCCGCCCTGTCCGCCGCGCAGACCGGGCACCTCGTGTTCAGCACGCTGCACACCATGGACGCCATGCGGACCGTGACGCGCATCATCGACTTCTTCGCGCCGCACGAGCGCGCACAGATCCGCCAGGGCCTCTCGGAGAGCCTCGTCGGCGTCGTCAGTCAGCGCCTCCTGCCGCGCCTGGGCGGCGGGCGCGTGCTGGGCATGGAGATCCTGATCGGGACGCCCACCGTCCGCGACTGCATCAAGGACGAGACCAAGACCGAGGAGATCAAGCAGGCGCTCGAAGAAGGCTCGCTGCGCGGCATGCACACCTTCGACCAGCACCTCGTGCAGCTGGTGCGCGAGGGGCACATGTCCGAGGAGGAGGCCATGCAGTCCGCCACGAGCGCGCACGAGGTCAAGATCAAGCTGATGTCCGCCCGCTTCGCCTGA
- a CDS encoding HD-GYP domain-containing protein — translation MTGQHASTPADPDRELRALLTRPHPHVSPLDPVPNGPPSRPTTTDTTSTDPTPRLQALAASLGQMLGHDDHETLDHTERVATLAARMAEHLGFPAARRDALVWGARMHDIGKLAVPGDVLAKRGPLTPDEWRAMRGHVEAGLAIAESLGCLPRTALLVLAQHHERWDGRGYPARLHGEQICLEARIFTLCDVWDALTQARPYKAAWTAPQAGAELERLAGQAFDPALVPAFLAVVTADI, via the coding sequence ATGACCGGCCAGCACGCCAGCACCCCCGCCGACCCGGACCGTGAACTGCGCGCCCTGCTCACGCGCCCACACCCACACGTCTCCCCCCTTGACCCCGTCCCGAACGGTCCGCCGTCCCGCCCGACCACCACCGACACCACATCCACGGACCCGACGCCGCGCCTGCAGGCCCTGGCCGCCTCGCTCGGCCAGATGCTGGGTCACGACGACCACGAAACGCTCGACCACACCGAACGGGTCGCCACGCTCGCCGCCCGGATGGCCGAACACCTCGGTTTCCCTGCGGCCCGCCGCGACGCGCTCGTCTGGGGCGCACGCATGCACGACATCGGCAAGCTCGCCGTGCCAGGCGACGTCCTCGCCAAGCGCGGCCCGCTCACGCCAGACGAGTGGCGCGCCATGCGCGGCCACGTCGAGGCGGGACTCGCCATCGCCGAGTCGCTCGGCTGCCTGCCACGCACCGCCCTGCTGGTGCTCGCGCAGCATCACGAACGCTGGGACGGACGCGGCTACCCGGCCCGCCTGCACGGCGAGCAGATCTGCCTGGAAGCGCGCATCTTCACGCTGTGCGACGTGTGGGACGCGCTCACGCAGGCCCGGCCCTACAAGGCCGCCTGGACAGCCCCGCAGGCCGGAGCGGAACTCGAACGGCTCGCCGGTCAGGCATTCGACCCGGCGCTCGTGCCCGCCTTCCTGGCGGTCGTGACGGCCGACATCTGA
- a CDS encoding helix-turn-helix domain-containing protein, producing the protein MLLNTRTQTSTQTARPDRSTFVDTVSHRPGSVILYPGKSDMLYRVASGLVRVHTMDDDGNGLTLRYVKPGDYFGEEALAGLDRQYFAEAVTDSSVDVINPALMSAEDNLIVTTHLVRTLERAYESIYRLVGKRLRARIAGELLELKDTALATVQPSGETMIYATHDELAAAVGSVRETVTKVVGELSREGVISAGYGKITLKDETALARISAE; encoded by the coding sequence ATGCTCCTTAACACCCGAACCCAGACCAGCACCCAGACCGCCCGCCCGGACCGCTCGACCTTCGTCGACACCGTCAGCCACCGGCCCGGCAGCGTCATCCTGTACCCCGGCAAGAGCGACATGCTCTACCGCGTCGCCAGCGGCCTCGTCCGCGTCCACACCATGGACGACGACGGCAACGGCCTCACCCTTCGCTACGTCAAGCCCGGCGACTACTTCGGCGAGGAAGCACTCGCGGGCCTCGACCGCCAGTACTTCGCGGAAGCCGTCACCGACAGCAGCGTCGACGTCATCAATCCTGCCCTCATGAGCGCCGAGGACAACCTGATCGTCACCACGCACCTCGTCCGCACCCTGGAACGCGCCTACGAGAGCATCTACCGCCTCGTCGGCAAGCGCCTGCGCGCCCGGATCGCCGGCGAACTGCTGGAACTCAAGGACACGGCCCTCGCCACCGTCCAGCCCAGCGGCGAGACCATGATCTACGCCACGCACGACGAACTCGCCGCCGCCGTCGGCTCGGTCCGCGAGACCGTCACCAAGGTCGTCGGTGAACTCAGCCGCGAGGGCGTCATCAGCGCCGGTTACGGCAAGATCACCCTCAAGGACGAGACGGCCCTCGCCCGCATCTCCGCCGAATAA
- a CDS encoding FAD-dependent oxidoreductase, protein MTFTSDRPLRVLVVGSGPSGIFAADALIKQADVPVSIDVLDRLPTPYGLVRYGVAPDHLKIKSVTAGFEKTLSDPRVRFLGNVDFGTDLTYDEARAHYDALIYTFGASSDRRLGIPGEDLTGSMSATEFVAWYNGHPDAAARDMLLHAQGVAVVGVGNVALDVSRILSKTVTELRDSDIAPHALDALEHSHVRDVWVLGRRGAAQAKFTTKELREFGELHVSEPVVHPHEIEVSEADEQAADSTVKKNLDVLRDFAARSSEGKERRLHLRFLVSPVEIIDDGNGHVGGLKIERNRLDGQGNAVGTGEYEVLPVQMVLRSVGYRGVQVPGVPFDERRGVIPNTLGRVTDRTGEYTAGWIKRGPSGVIGTNKADAVESVKQLLADAQDGTLTAVPDASQASVDALLAARGVDVVTLSDWKTLDAHELQTGQQTGRPRAKVAHKAHMLEVIRGQRR, encoded by the coding sequence ATGACGTTTACCTCCGACCGTCCCCTGCGCGTGCTCGTGGTGGGCAGCGGCCCCAGCGGCATCTTCGCGGCCGACGCCCTCATCAAGCAGGCCGACGTGCCCGTCTCCATCGACGTGCTCGACCGCCTCCCCACTCCCTACGGCCTCGTCCGCTACGGCGTCGCGCCCGACCACCTCAAGATCAAGAGCGTCACCGCCGGCTTCGAGAAGACCCTCAGCGACCCGCGCGTCCGTTTCCTCGGCAACGTCGACTTCGGCACCGACCTCACCTACGACGAGGCCCGCGCCCACTACGACGCCCTCATCTACACCTTCGGCGCCAGCAGCGACCGCCGCCTCGGCATTCCCGGCGAGGACCTCACCGGCAGCATGAGCGCCACCGAATTCGTCGCGTGGTACAACGGCCACCCCGACGCCGCCGCCCGCGACATGCTGCTGCACGCCCAGGGCGTCGCCGTGGTCGGCGTCGGCAACGTCGCCCTCGACGTGTCCCGCATCCTCTCCAAGACCGTCACGGAACTCCGCGACTCCGACATCGCCCCCCACGCCCTCGACGCGCTCGAACACAGCCACGTCCGGGACGTCTGGGTGCTCGGACGGCGCGGCGCGGCGCAGGCCAAGTTCACCACCAAGGAACTCCGCGAGTTCGGCGAACTGCACGTCTCCGAACCCGTCGTGCACCCGCACGAGATCGAGGTCAGCGAGGCCGACGAGCAGGCCGCCGACAGCACCGTGAAGAAGAATCTCGACGTGCTCCGCGACTTCGCCGCCCGCAGCAGCGAAGGCAAGGAGCGCCGCCTGCACCTGCGCTTCCTCGTGTCGCCCGTCGAGATCATCGACGACGGCAACGGCCACGTCGGCGGCCTGAAGATCGAACGCAACCGCCTCGACGGGCAGGGCAACGCCGTCGGCACCGGCGAGTACGAGGTGCTGCCCGTCCAGATGGTGCTGCGCAGCGTCGGCTACCGCGGCGTGCAGGTGCCCGGCGTGCCTTTCGACGAGCGGCGCGGCGTCATCCCCAACACCCTCGGACGCGTCACGGACCGCACCGGCGAGTACACCGCCGGCTGGATCAAGCGCGGCCCCAGCGGCGTGATCGGCACGAACAAGGCCGACGCCGTCGAGAGCGTCAAACAGCTCCTCGCGGACGCGCAGGACGGCACCCTGACCGCCGTCCCGGACGCCTCGCAGGCCAGCGTGGACGCCCTCCTCGCCGCCCGGGGCGTGGACGTCGTCACGCTCAGCGACTGGAAGACCCTCGACGCGCACGAACTGCAGACCGGACAGCAGACCGGCCGCCCGCGCGCCAAGGTCGCCCACAAGGCCCACATGCTCGAAGTGATCCGCGGCCAGCGCCGCTGA